The segment TTTAGATCACAAAGAGGTTATGGAAGTGGCTAATAGAATAAAACATAGATTTGCTAAAGTTGTAAAAATTGCAATTAAAACATTTTAAAAGGAGTGTGTAATAATAATGATAAGAACATTAGAAGCAATAGTTGGTGAAATAAATAAAGTAAAAAACATTATTGTTGTAGGTCATATAATGCCAGATGGAGATGATATTAGTTCTGTATTGGCTTTAACAATGGGATTAGAAAAAATTGGTAAAAATGTAAGAGCAGTTATAGATGATGATATTCCAGGATATTTAGAAGAGTTTCCATTTGTAAAAGAAAAAATAAAATCGTATGATTGTATTAGTAAATTCCCAGCAGAGCTAATTATATCAGTAGATGCATCATCACCTGATAGAATTGGTAGAGTATATGACCATTTCAAATTTGCTAGAAGTATTGTTATAGATCATCATGCAACAAATACTTATTTTGGAAATGTTAATTGGGTAGATAAATTTGGAGCAACTGCACAAATGGTATTAAGATTAAATAAAATGTTAGAAGTGGAATATGATGAAGATTTAGCAACAGTTAATTTGTTGGGTATTGCTACCGATACTGGATTTTTCAAATATTCTAATACTGATGCTGTAGTATTTGAAGATGTAGCTTGGTTAGTAAAAAATGGTGGGAATATAGGATTAATATCTAATATGATTTTGGAAAATAAACCACTAGAACATCTTTTATTATACAAAGATTTTTTAAATGAAATGAAAATTGATAATAATATTGCTTATTCTCATATTACTTTAGATATGTTAAATAAATACGATATATTACCTAAGGACTCTCCTTCATTTGTAGGTGAATTAAGATCAATAAAAGGTATAGAAGTAGCTATAACTTTTTCAGAAGGGGAACCAAATGTTTATCATGTAAGTATGAGATCAAAAGATTGGTTTGATGTATCAAAAGTAGCAGTTGCATTTGGAGGAGGAGGTCATCCAAGAGCTGCTGGGTTTAGTAAAGAAACTGATAATTTAGAAAAGCTTGAAAAAGAAACAGTAAACGCTATTAAAAATTTAATGGAGAGTTATGAAAAATGATTTATTTGTTCATACTCTTTTTGTGGTTAGGGTTTATAGGTTCTTTAAGTGATTCAGCAATAATATTAGGAATTATTGTCACTATTTTAGTAGTGAAAATTTCTGAATTTTTTCTTAAAGAGGAAATAATAGGTTTTGTTGAATTATTTATTTCTGCAATTGGAAGAATAATAGAAATGTATAAAATGACATTTAAATCAATAAAATATATATTCAAAAAAAGTTATTGTGGCTTAGTTGCTATAAATGTAGAGAATAAGACTGATTCTGAAAAAGCTGCAATAGCAAATTGTATAACATTAACACCAGGAACAATGTTTGTATTAGAAGAAAATAATAATTTAATTATACACAAATTTGATAAAGATCCTGATGCAGCTCATTCATCAAAAGATGTTTGGAAGGGTGAACTTTTTTGATATATACTATATTAATTATTTTAGTTATATTATCCCTTTTAATGATGATAATAAAGATAATGATTGGTCCCACTCCATGGGATAGAGTTTTGGCTTTTGCATCAATGTCTACAAAACTTGCAATAATAAGTTTGGTATATGCTATAGTAAATAAATTTTATATAATGATAGATATAATAATAATATTTTTGGTTCTAAATTTATGGGGTATAGTTATTATTTCTCGATTCTTAGAAAGAGGGAATAAATAATGATAGCAAATATATTAATAATATTTGGGGGAGTTTTGATATTATTAGGTAGTATAGGAATGATGAATCAAAAAGATTTATATACTAGAATTCAATTTGGAGGAATTTCTGATACAGTAGGAACATTTACTGTTCTAATTGGGCTCGCTTTACAAACTCAAAGTGAAATTTTTAGATTTATAATTATAGGATTATTAGTATTGCTAATTGGACCAGTTTTATCACATGCTATAGCTCATAGTGCAGCATATAATAAGATAAAGGTGAGAGATAATGACTGAACTCTTAATACATTTTTTAATATTATCATTGATTTTTCTTACTATAGTATTGTTCTTTGTAAGAAGGTATATAAGTGTAATACTAATTTATGCATCTTTTGGAACAATTCTTTCTGGAATATTTTTTATTATGAACGCACCTGATGTAGCAGCAGTACAAATGACAATAGGTTCTGCATTTCTTATTTTTGTATATATAATAGCAGTAAAAACAAGGTCAAAAATCAAAATTGGGTATATAGAAACACCATATCTTATATATAATGAAGGTAACAAACTTTTAGGATTTGAAAAGGAAATATTGGATAAATTTTCTGAAAATTCTTTTTTTGATATTGAATATCATCCGATTAAAAAAGAAGATTTTAACACCTTTTTAAATAGTAAAAAATATGATGTTTTAGTAGGTGGTATTCTCATAGGAGATATAAGCAAATGTGAGTTTATTTGTTCTGAAGAATATTTACCTACAAAAATCTTTAAGTGTAAAGAAAAAATTCCAGAAACATCTAATGGAATGATGTTATATTTTGATTTACCTGAAAATTTAATCGATTATTTAAGACTTAAAGATTATCTTAGAAAAAAATCAGATATAATTGCTGAAGAGTATGTAAAGAGTGGATATAGAGTTGTTTTTACAAAAAATAATAAAGCGTTAAAGGATGAATTTAATCGATTTTTGAAAAGATTTATGAATACAAAAGAATATGAGGATATCATTCGGAGGAATATAGGATGAAAAGACTCTTTTTTTCTATTATTTCATTAATACTCTTTTTTTATGTATTGTACTTGGAAATACCAAAAGAAATTAATCATAATCCATATTATGATATAAGTGTTCTTAGTGAGAATGGTTCATTAAATTTAGTTTCTGCTATAGTTTTAGATTATAGATTTTATGATACTTTTTTTGAAATTTTAGTTTTTACAATAACAATAATTGGCATATCTTATTTTATGAAATTTTTCAAACCTAATAAGAATGAATTTTCACCTCCTTCTGTAGTATTGAGAGTTTTTGCACCAGTAATGTTTCCTATAACCTTATTATTAGGATTTTATAATACATTAACAGGACATTTGTATCCAGGTGGTGGATTTAATTCTGGTATTATTTTAGGAACAGGAGTT is part of the Marinitoga litoralis genome and harbors:
- a CDS encoding transporter substrate-binding domain-containing protein gives rise to the protein MTELLIHFLILSLIFLTIVLFFVRRYISVILIYASFGTILSGIFFIMNAPDVAAVQMTIGSAFLIFVYIIAVKTRSKIKIGYIETPYLIYNEGNKLLGFEKEILDKFSENSFFDIEYHPIKKEDFNTFLNSKKYDVLVGGILIGDISKCEFICSEEYLPTKIFKCKEKIPETSNGMMLYFDLPENLIDYLRLKDYLRKKSDIIAEEYVKSGYRVVFTKNNKALKDEFNRFLKRFMNTKEYEDIIRRNIG
- a CDS encoding cation:proton antiporter, whose protein sequence is MIANILIIFGGVLILLGSIGMMNQKDLYTRIQFGGISDTVGTFTVLIGLALQTQSEIFRFIIIGLLVLLIGPVLSHAIAHSAAYNKIKVRDND
- a CDS encoding monovalent cation/H+ antiporter complex subunit F encodes the protein MIYTILIILVILSLLMMIIKIMIGPTPWDRVLAFASMSTKLAIISLVYAIVNKFYIMIDIIIIFLVLNLWGIVIISRFLERGNK
- a CDS encoding DHH family phosphoesterase; the protein is MIRTLEAIVGEINKVKNIIVVGHIMPDGDDISSVLALTMGLEKIGKNVRAVIDDDIPGYLEEFPFVKEKIKSYDCISKFPAELIISVDASSPDRIGRVYDHFKFARSIVIDHHATNTYFGNVNWVDKFGATAQMVLRLNKMLEVEYDEDLATVNLLGIATDTGFFKYSNTDAVVFEDVAWLVKNGGNIGLISNMILENKPLEHLLLYKDFLNEMKIDNNIAYSHITLDMLNKYDILPKDSPSFVGELRSIKGIEVAITFSEGEPNVYHVSMRSKDWFDVSKVAVAFGGGGHPRAAGFSKETDNLEKLEKETVNAIKNLMESYEK
- the mbhE gene encoding hydrogen gas-evolving membrane-bound hydrogenase subunit E; its protein translation is MKRLFFSIISLILFFYVLYLEIPKEINHNPYYDISVLSENGSLNLVSAIVLDYRFYDTFFEILVFTITIIGISYFMKFFKPNKNEFSPPSVVLRVFAPVMFPITLLLGFYNTLTGHLYPGGGFNSGIILGTGVLSLALVKKYEDIEDIFEKSRIEEIKVLIPLFIIIYAVIGKMFFGEYFINFFPKMQPGSIFSGGSAVMLNSFIAFEVFGGSWTILYQFIKHRGLL
- a CDS encoding Na+/H+ antiporter subunit E encodes the protein MIYLFILFLWLGFIGSLSDSAIILGIIVTILVVKISEFFLKEEIIGFVELFISAIGRIIEMYKMTFKSIKYIFKKSYCGLVAINVENKTDSEKAAIANCITLTPGTMFVLEENNNLIIHKFDKDPDAAHSSKDVWKGELF